The Arctopsyche grandis isolate Sample6627 chromosome 5, ASM5162203v2, whole genome shotgun sequence genome includes a window with the following:
- the LOC143912125 gene encoding uncharacterized protein LOC143912125 produces the protein MSFEDIILELKLKPELWSTTHSLYKNRIIKQKVWKELSLKLRIEEDVLKKRWKHLKDQYRKELKKQPVLRSGAETETWVSTWQYFYTMSFMKTEVTRASSTGNLTVNETESRHNTENTQTDTDIFDSVSSPGSYHEQSPAGSSNCQPSSTSIRKRSENIRKRRIKDDMLEIEKKQSMVMEKRLKDSQQDENLKNDEDFLFFRSILPTLKKLNELQKLRFRGKINEWLIEACTENERALYQNQLSSLP, from the exons ATGTCTTTCGAAGATATTATTCTAGAACTCAAACTTAAACCAGAATTATGGTCAACAACTCATTCCCTATATAAAAATAGGATAATTAAACAGAAAGTGTGGAAGGAATTGTCATTAAAACTACGAATTGAAG aagaTGTATTAAAAAAACGCTGGAAACATCTGAAAGACCAATATAGAAAGGAGTTAAAAAAGCAACCAGTTCTCAGATCAGGAGCAGAAACGGAAACATGGGTGTCGACGtggcaatatttttatacaatgtcaTTTATGAAAACAGAAGTTACCCGTGCTTCATCTACAGGTAATTTAACTGTAAATGAAACAGAGAGTCGTCATAACACAGAAAATACCCAAACTGATACAGATATATTTGATTCTGTGTCATCCCCGGGATCTTATCATGAACAGTCACCTGCTGGCTCTTCTAATTGTCAACCATCATCAACTTCTATCAGAAAACGTtcagaaaacatcagaaaacgTCGTATCAAAGATGACATGTTGGAGatagaaaaaaaacaatcaatggTAATGGAAAAACGTTTGAAAGACAGCCAACAAgatgaaaacttaaaaaatgacgaagattttctattttttagaaGTATATTACCGACGTTGAAGAAATTAAATGAGCTTCAAAAATTACGTTTTCGCGGGAAAATTAATGAATGGCTAATAGAGGCATGCACTGAAAACGAACGTGCTCTGTATCAAAACCAATTGTCTTCCCTTCCATAA